CCAAAGCTCACATGTTGTCCAACTTGCCGGGGCCCGTTGGGATCCATTCGCAACTTGGCTATGGAGAAAGTGGCCAATTCAGTACTTTTCCCTTGTAAATATGCCTCTTCTGGATGTGAAATAACTCTGCCACACACAGAAAAAGCAGACCATGAAGAGCTCTGTGAGTTTAGGCCTTATTCCTGTCCGTGCCCTGGTGCTTCCTGTAAATGGCAAGGCTCTTTGGATGCTGTAATGCCCCATCTGATGCATCAGCATAAGTCCATTACAACCCTACAGGGAGAGGATATAGTTTTCCTTGCTACAGACATTAATCTTCCTGGTGCTGTTGACTGGGTGATGATGCAGTCCTGTTTTGGCTTTCACTTCATGTTAGTTTTGGAGAAACAGGAAAAATATGATGGTCACCAGCAGTTTTTTGCAATTGTACAGCTGATAGGAACACGCAAGCAAGCTGAAAATTTTGCTTATCGACTTGAGCTCAATGGTCATAGGCGGCGATTGACTTGGGAAGCGACTCCTCGATCTATTCATGAGGGAATTGCAACAGCCATTATGAATAGTGACTGCCTAGTCTTTGATACCAGCATTGCACAGCTTTTTGCAGAAAACGGCAATTTAGGCATCAATGTAACTATTTCCATGTGTTGAAATGGCAATCAAACATTTTCTGGCCAATGTTTAAAACTGTTGCATTCAATTTCACAGAGGCACCCATCTGCCTGCCAACCTGAAACTTTTGGTAGGTAGAAACTAGACacacaaagtaaataaaagaaaaaggctgTTAAATACAGGAAACAGTTGCATGTAGTAAcactaatatatttaaaaataagtcaacaGTAAaccactgaaaaaaatatatatatacacccaagACGGGCATCTTTTGTATTAAGAAAGGAAGCATTGTAAAATAATTCTGAATTTGTGTTTGTTGTAGATTGAGTGTAATGTTGAAAatattgggatttttgttttgtttttgcgtgtgtgcgtgtgtgcctgcgtgtgtgtgtgtgtgtgtgtgtgtgtttgtgtgtgtttgcaggtgtgggtgtgtgtatgagtgtgtgcatgagcacaCACTTCCCTTTAACTGACAAGCCATGTTGAGTGGTCTTGGACCATTGCTTTTCCCCTTTGTGAGTCAATACATAGTGCtgctgtgtgtattttttttcgtgtgttttgctaatttttattaattctagtttttcattaaataaaGTTGACTTTCTTTTCTGTAATtcagttttttcccttttttttgtacCTTTTTAAAGTTAGTGTCTTTTTGATATGCATAATTGTTCATGGCAAAGTTTATACACGTTTTCGTACATATTTTCTTCCCATTAATCAGTTCATTAGGAATATTACAAATTCAGCTATTTTATGAAGATACGCATTCCATAAAGGAAAGGTGACATGGGAAGAATTACCAGAcactcaaaacaacaataagattgtctttttgtttttttcctccagTTCAGAAACACTTTCAAACTTACTCTTTGAAAACTTAGGGAATACTATTAAAAAATAGTCAGGTGTTCCAACCCCCAGTATCTTGGGTAAATCACatgttttaaatttgttcttgTATTGGTTCAAAAAAAGCATCATTTAACACAGTGTTTGTAATTAAAAGCAAATCATTTGTTATAAAAAAAGGCAGTTTGCAAAAAATGTTTTTGGTCTTTTATAATTCTCATTAAAAGAATATCTGGCAAATAAAATACTCTTATGTGTGTGCTTTAGCTCAAATTGtgattaaaatacaaattaatgtttctgttCAATCTGTATAGTAGAAAGCAACGTAATTAAGTTTTGTAGTGTGGCAAAGTTGTATGCCAAAGTACAGCAAAAGAATGGACTCTTCTCGGATAGTTTTGCTTCCTCTTCACATTTATCTTCATAAGCTTTGCCTAATACAACTTTTAAGATACTTAGTTCAAATGCTGATCAATCACTGTTTTCCTCTAAAAATTAAGTTTACTGTTTCATAGCCCAGTGGTGTGAGTATGAATACTGTAGCAGACTTCTAAGAAAACCTATGTGGCAGTCAAGCTCGAACCCATTTATCAGCTGTGTGATCTTGAGATCAAATTTCCTAACGTGTAAAATAGGGTTAATTATGGTAGCTACCTTGGAGAGTTAAGTGGGATATATAAGTATGTTCATCCGAACGTGTTTTGCTCATAAGTTCCCAACAGATGTTAGCTGCTATTATTAGTAGTCCTTTAACTACTACCATTAGTTAGCTGTTGCTGGTT
This Sorex araneus isolate mSorAra2 chromosome 8, mSorAra2.pri, whole genome shotgun sequence DNA region includes the following protein-coding sequences:
- the SIAH1 gene encoding E3 ubiquitin-protein ligase SIAH1, producing the protein MSRQTATALPTGTSKCTPSQRVPALTGTTASNNDLASLFECPVCFDYVLPPILQCQSGHLVCSNCRPKLTCCPTCRGPLGSIRNLAMEKVANSVLFPCKYASSGCEITLPHTEKADHEELCEFRPYSCPCPGASCKWQGSLDAVMPHLMHQHKSITTLQGEDIVFLATDINLPGAVDWVMMQSCFGFHFMLVLEKQEKYDGHQQFFAIVQLIGTRKQAENFAYRLELNGHRRRLTWEATPRSIHEGIATAIMNSDCLVFDTSIAQLFAENGNLGINVTISMC